A stretch of the Balearica regulorum gibbericeps isolate bBalReg1 chromosome 25, bBalReg1.pri, whole genome shotgun sequence genome encodes the following:
- the ELK4 gene encoding ETS domain-containing protein Elk-4 isoform X1 — protein MTDLTAMDSAITLWQFLLQLLQEPQNKNIICWTSSDGEFKLLQAEEVARLWGIRKNKPSMNYDKLSRALRYYYVKNIIKKVNGKKFVYKFVSYPEILNMDPLVVGRIEGDPEMTGFAEVSSAPKDVENCGKEKSQSCAKSSSRNDYIHSGLYSSFTLNSLNSSSIKLFRSIKIENPAEKLTEKKPAQDLTPSVIKFVTMPSKKPSSVPLVSTTSTVSATSTASATSTTSSLPMGSEETLQTLETLVLPKLTVPEAPAPLPNLTTSFTPTPPISSVSPTLQVPSTPPSPPLSSNPDLDIDTDIESVASQQLEQAQSLQHQSPEPKEQDSSVLEKEFANHLSRSKKPKGLELAPTLVITGSDPSPLGILSPSLPTASLTPALFSQTPILLTPSPLLSSIHFWSTLSPVAPLSPARLQGANTLFQFPSVLNSHGPFTLSGLDGPSTPGPFSPDLQKT, from the exons ATGACTGAT cttaCTGCTATGGACAGTGCTATCACCCTGTGGCAGTTCCTCCTCCAACTCCTCCAGGAGCCTCAGAACAAGAATATCATCTGTTGGACCTCCAGCGACGGGGAGTTCaaactgctgcaggcagaggaggtggcCAGACTCTGGGGAATCCGCAAGAACAAGCCCAGTATGAACTATGATAAACTCAGCCGTGCTCTCAGATACTATTATGTGAAG AATATCATTAAAAAAGTGAATGGTAAGAAGTTTGTGTACAAGTTTGTTTCTTATCCGGAGATTTTAAATATGGATCCACTTGTCGTGGGCCGTATAGAAGGAGACCCTGAAATGACTGGTTTTGCGGAAGTTAGCAGTGCTCCAAAGGATGTGGAAAACTGCGGGAAGGAGAAGTCTCAGTCCTGTGCTAAATCCTCCAGCCGCAATGACTATATCCACTCAGGCTTGTACTCCTCTTTTACTCTGAACTCCCTGAACTCTTCCAGCATAAAACTCTTCAGGTCCATCAAGATTGAGAATCCAGCTGAGAAACTAACAGAGAAGAAACCTGCTCAGGATCTAACACCCTCTGTCATCAAGTTTGTAACCATGCCCTCCAAAAAGCCTTCATCTGTCCCCTTGGTCTCTACCACTTCAACAGTCTCTGCCACTTCCACTGCTTCTGCCACTTCAACCACATCCTCTCTTCCCATGGGATCGGAAGAAACTCTCCAGACCTTGGAGACGCTTGTTCTACCCAAGTTAACTGTCCCTGAAGCTCCAGCACCTTTGCCAAACTTAACCACCAGCTTCACCCCAACTCCACCCATATCCTCAGTTTCTCCCACTCTGCAAGTTCCTTCCACACCCCCGTCGCCACCCCTGAGCTCTAATCCTGACCTGGACATTGACACAGACATAGAGTCCGTGGCTtctcagcagctggagcaggctcaGAGCCTTCAGCATCAATCCCCAGAGCCCAAAGAACAGGATTCTTCTGTGCTGGAGAAGGAATTTGCCAATCACCTCTCCAGatctaaaaaacccaaagggcTGGAGTTGGCTCCTACTCTCGTCATTACAGGCAGTGATCCAAGTCCACTGGGGATTCTGAGTCCTTCTCTCCCAACTGCTTCTCTTACTCCAGCACTTTTCTCTCAG ACTCCCATCTTGCTGACCCCAAGTCCCTTGCTCTCCAGTATTCACTTCTGGAGTACGCTAAGCCCGGTTGCTCCTCTCAGTCCTGCAAGGTTGCAAGGTGCTAATACGCTCTTTCAG TTTCCATCAGTGCTGAACAGTCATGGCCCATTTACTCTGTCTGGACTGGATGGACCATCTACCCCTGGCCCGTTTTCCCCTGATCTGCAGAAGACATAG
- the ELK4 gene encoding ETS domain-containing protein Elk-4 isoform X2: MDSAITLWQFLLQLLQEPQNKNIICWTSSDGEFKLLQAEEVARLWGIRKNKPSMNYDKLSRALRYYYVKNIIKKVNGKKFVYKFVSYPEILNMDPLVVGRIEGDPEMTGFAEVSSAPKDVENCGKEKSQSCAKSSSRNDYIHSGLYSSFTLNSLNSSSIKLFRSIKIENPAEKLTEKKPAQDLTPSVIKFVTMPSKKPSSVPLVSTTSTVSATSTASATSTTSSLPMGSEETLQTLETLVLPKLTVPEAPAPLPNLTTSFTPTPPISSVSPTLQVPSTPPSPPLSSNPDLDIDTDIESVASQQLEQAQSLQHQSPEPKEQDSSVLEKEFANHLSRSKKPKGLELAPTLVITGSDPSPLGILSPSLPTASLTPALFSQTPILLTPSPLLSSIHFWSTLSPVAPLSPARLQGANTLFQFPSVLNSHGPFTLSGLDGPSTPGPFSPDLQKT; encoded by the exons ATGGACAGTGCTATCACCCTGTGGCAGTTCCTCCTCCAACTCCTCCAGGAGCCTCAGAACAAGAATATCATCTGTTGGACCTCCAGCGACGGGGAGTTCaaactgctgcaggcagaggaggtggcCAGACTCTGGGGAATCCGCAAGAACAAGCCCAGTATGAACTATGATAAACTCAGCCGTGCTCTCAGATACTATTATGTGAAG AATATCATTAAAAAAGTGAATGGTAAGAAGTTTGTGTACAAGTTTGTTTCTTATCCGGAGATTTTAAATATGGATCCACTTGTCGTGGGCCGTATAGAAGGAGACCCTGAAATGACTGGTTTTGCGGAAGTTAGCAGTGCTCCAAAGGATGTGGAAAACTGCGGGAAGGAGAAGTCTCAGTCCTGTGCTAAATCCTCCAGCCGCAATGACTATATCCACTCAGGCTTGTACTCCTCTTTTACTCTGAACTCCCTGAACTCTTCCAGCATAAAACTCTTCAGGTCCATCAAGATTGAGAATCCAGCTGAGAAACTAACAGAGAAGAAACCTGCTCAGGATCTAACACCCTCTGTCATCAAGTTTGTAACCATGCCCTCCAAAAAGCCTTCATCTGTCCCCTTGGTCTCTACCACTTCAACAGTCTCTGCCACTTCCACTGCTTCTGCCACTTCAACCACATCCTCTCTTCCCATGGGATCGGAAGAAACTCTCCAGACCTTGGAGACGCTTGTTCTACCCAAGTTAACTGTCCCTGAAGCTCCAGCACCTTTGCCAAACTTAACCACCAGCTTCACCCCAACTCCACCCATATCCTCAGTTTCTCCCACTCTGCAAGTTCCTTCCACACCCCCGTCGCCACCCCTGAGCTCTAATCCTGACCTGGACATTGACACAGACATAGAGTCCGTGGCTtctcagcagctggagcaggctcaGAGCCTTCAGCATCAATCCCCAGAGCCCAAAGAACAGGATTCTTCTGTGCTGGAGAAGGAATTTGCCAATCACCTCTCCAGatctaaaaaacccaaagggcTGGAGTTGGCTCCTACTCTCGTCATTACAGGCAGTGATCCAAGTCCACTGGGGATTCTGAGTCCTTCTCTCCCAACTGCTTCTCTTACTCCAGCACTTTTCTCTCAG ACTCCCATCTTGCTGACCCCAAGTCCCTTGCTCTCCAGTATTCACTTCTGGAGTACGCTAAGCCCGGTTGCTCCTCTCAGTCCTGCAAGGTTGCAAGGTGCTAATACGCTCTTTCAG TTTCCATCAGTGCTGAACAGTCATGGCCCATTTACTCTGTCTGGACTGGATGGACCATCTACCCCTGGCCCGTTTTCCCCTGATCTGCAGAAGACATAG